Within the Cyanobacteriota bacterium genome, the region GATTATGTGCAAATTGAGTTTCAGGACAGTGGAGTGGGAATTCCCGCCCATGAGATTCCGAAGATCTTTGACCGTTTCTATCGGGTCAGACATGCTGAAGTTGAGGATGTTAGTGGTGTAGGCTTAGGGTTGACGATCGTCCAGCAGATTCTTTTGCGGTGTGGTGGTTCTATTTCCGTCAAAAGCCGTGTGGGTGAAGGTTCAACCTTCAATGTGCTGCTGCC harbors:
- a CDS encoding sensor histidine kinase, with the translated sequence DYVQIEFQDSGVGIPAHEIPKIFDRFYRVRHAEVEDVSGVGLGLTIVQQILLRCGGSISVKSRVGEGSTFNVLLPIAKIPNASP